In one window of Verrucomicrobiales bacterium DNA:
- a CDS encoding efflux RND transporter periplasmic adaptor subunit yields MSTAPVTPKPSAQGAAERTTSQPPGRSLLVRRGLLWLTALVVVAFGVYRIKFRPSLAAVHTVLTGEVHGEVMGTGTLEARIKTTISPRIQERLAEVLVDQGDAVKAGQLLARLDDAELKQQVAVAEAALGSARATVERVRADESRARAVIQQAQLDHKRVGDLMATKVASQSDFDKAVESLLLAEADLKRSQATIVEAESQVFTAEKSLLYRREQLAFTELRSPYDGLITRRDRDPGGVVMPGGSLLQLIATNEIWISAWVDETAMSTLATNQTARVVFRSEPARSFVGELARLGREADRETREFLVDVRVRQLPSNWTVGQRAEVLIETGRRSGVVIIPAPFVVWREGKPGTFVNDHGRARWRDLALGLRGAQTLEVVQGLSAGEQIIRPLAVRQGPLSEGQRVSTP; encoded by the coding sequence ATGAGCACTGCCCCCGTAACTCCTAAGCCTTCCGCCCAGGGCGCCGCGGAACGTACTACCAGCCAGCCCCCCGGGAGGAGCCTGCTGGTCCGGCGAGGGCTTCTGTGGTTGACTGCTCTGGTGGTGGTCGCTTTCGGCGTTTACCGTATCAAGTTCCGGCCGTCCCTGGCTGCCGTCCATACTGTCCTCACCGGCGAAGTTCATGGCGAAGTCATGGGCACGGGCACGTTGGAGGCGCGGATCAAGACCACCATCAGCCCGCGGATTCAGGAACGATTGGCCGAGGTGCTGGTCGACCAGGGCGATGCCGTGAAGGCGGGGCAATTGCTCGCTCGGCTCGACGACGCGGAACTCAAACAGCAGGTCGCTGTCGCTGAAGCCGCGCTAGGGTCAGCTCGAGCCACCGTCGAGCGGGTCCGGGCCGATGAGTCCCGTGCCCGGGCGGTGATCCAACAAGCGCAGCTGGATCACAAACGTGTAGGGGACCTGATGGCAACCAAGGTAGCCTCGCAATCTGACTTCGACAAAGCCGTGGAATCTCTCCTGCTGGCTGAGGCGGATTTGAAGCGGTCGCAGGCCACCATTGTTGAAGCCGAAAGCCAGGTGTTTACGGCTGAGAAGAGCCTTCTGTATCGCCGGGAGCAGCTGGCGTTCACCGAGCTTCGGAGTCCCTACGACGGCCTCATCACGCGTCGCGACCGCGACCCTGGTGGCGTGGTCATGCCGGGTGGCTCGCTCCTGCAGCTCATCGCGACGAACGAAATCTGGATCAGCGCCTGGGTGGATGAAACGGCGATGTCGACCCTGGCCACGAACCAGACTGCGCGTGTGGTTTTTAGATCTGAGCCTGCCCGGAGCTTTGTCGGTGAACTGGCACGCCTGGGCCGTGAAGCGGATCGAGAGACGCGTGAGTTCTTGGTGGACGTGCGAGTGCGCCAACTGCCGTCCAACTGGACGGTAGGGCAGCGCGCTGAAGTGCTTATCGAAACGGGGCGGCGGTCCGGTGTTGTGATCATACCTGCACCGTTTGTCGTGTGGCGTGAAGGCAAGCCGGGCACGTTCGTTAACGACCACGGCAGAGCGCGCTGGCGGGACCTTGCCCTGGGACTACGCGGGGCTCAAACACTCGAGGTGGTCCAGGGTCTGTCCGCGGGAGAACAGATTATCCGACCGCTTGCCGTACGGCAGGGGCCACTGTCGGAGGGGCAACGTGTCAGCACGCCATGA
- the arsA gene encoding arsenical pump-driving ATPase, protein MKLPLYQSDTQSTTRYLFFTGKGGVGKTSLSCATALRLAESGKRVLLVSTDPASNLDEVLETKLTNQPTSILGVPGLDAMNINPVEAASAYRERLIGPMRGLLPEAALRSMEEQLSGSCTIEIAAFDEFSGLIGDPEAAKDYDHIVFDTAPTGHTLRLMSLAKAWDQFLDKNTSGTSCLGPLAGLEKQRAVYERTVALLGDPSATRLVLVSRPQLAALHEAERTSKELRALGVGNQWLVINGLFETNCPDDLTSQAMQQRGEAALESARDFIASLPSFVVPLRPINILGLGGLRGLLDGEAEVASAPQCQIEWAPPHLESLESLVVDLERQGNGVIMTMGKGGVGKTTVAAAIAVMLTRRGHAVHLSTTDPAAHVAQTLAGQVDGLTLSKIDPLAETAAYQQEVMRAQGATMDKAGRALLEEDLRSPCTEEIAVFRAFAREVGQGADRFVVLDTAPTGHTLLLLDASEAYNRELQRQSRSSQPEAVLHLLERLRDPGFTRILLVTLPEATPVHEAAALQEDLRRAHIEPFGWVINQSLLRSGSCDPLLQRREQAEHRYLSEVVEQHSTRTAWLPWQPEEPVGPDALARLAASGVHPAFPSM, encoded by the coding sequence GTGAAGCTTCCTTTATACCAGAGTGATACCCAGTCCACGACACGCTATCTGTTTTTTACCGGCAAGGGCGGCGTGGGTAAGACTTCGCTTTCCTGCGCCACGGCATTGAGACTTGCCGAATCCGGCAAACGCGTATTGCTGGTCAGTACTGATCCTGCGTCCAATCTGGATGAGGTGCTGGAGACGAAACTTACAAACCAACCCACCTCCATCCTGGGTGTGCCGGGACTCGATGCGATGAACATCAATCCGGTCGAAGCAGCCTCGGCCTATCGGGAGCGATTGATAGGTCCCATGAGGGGGCTTTTGCCGGAGGCGGCCCTACGCAGCATGGAAGAGCAGCTTTCGGGATCCTGTACGATCGAGATTGCGGCCTTCGACGAATTCTCCGGCTTGATCGGAGATCCGGAGGCGGCAAAGGACTACGACCATATCGTCTTCGATACCGCGCCAACCGGACACACGCTGCGCTTGATGAGTTTGGCGAAAGCGTGGGACCAGTTCCTCGATAAGAACACGAGCGGCACATCCTGTCTTGGTCCCTTGGCTGGTTTGGAAAAGCAGCGCGCCGTTTATGAACGGACCGTCGCACTTTTGGGTGATCCCTCGGCCACAAGGCTGGTGCTGGTCAGTCGTCCGCAGTTGGCCGCTCTTCACGAAGCGGAGCGGACCTCGAAAGAACTCCGTGCCCTCGGCGTGGGTAACCAGTGGCTGGTCATCAACGGCCTCTTCGAAACGAACTGTCCCGACGACTTGACGTCGCAAGCTATGCAGCAGCGCGGCGAAGCGGCCTTGGAATCCGCGCGGGATTTCATCGCCAGTTTACCGAGTTTCGTTGTGCCGCTCCGACCGATCAACATCCTTGGACTGGGCGGCTTGCGCGGATTGTTGGACGGGGAGGCGGAAGTCGCTTCGGCTCCGCAGTGCCAGATCGAGTGGGCACCACCCCATCTGGAGAGCCTCGAGTCCCTGGTGGTTGACCTCGAAAGGCAGGGCAACGGCGTCATCATGACCATGGGTAAAGGGGGCGTCGGCAAAACCACGGTGGCTGCCGCCATCGCGGTGATGCTGACGCGACGCGGCCATGCCGTGCATTTGAGCACGACCGATCCCGCCGCGCATGTGGCTCAGACACTGGCGGGGCAGGTGGATGGCCTCACGCTCAGCAAGATAGATCCCTTGGCCGAGACGGCTGCCTATCAACAGGAAGTCATGCGCGCTCAGGGCGCAACCATGGACAAGGCCGGTCGCGCTCTTTTGGAAGAGGACTTGCGCTCGCCCTGCACGGAAGAGATCGCTGTGTTTCGCGCATTCGCCCGCGAGGTGGGGCAGGGTGCCGACCGTTTTGTGGTGCTGGATACCGCACCCACCGGCCACACACTTCTGCTGCTCGATGCCAGCGAGGCGTACAACCGTGAACTTCAACGTCAGTCCCGCAGCTCCCAACCAGAGGCGGTCTTGCACCTGCTGGAACGGCTCCGCGATCCCGGATTTACGCGCATCTTGCTGGTGACCTTGCCGGAGGCAACACCGGTGCATGAGGCGGCGGCGTTGCAGGAAGATTTGCGCCGCGCCCACATTGAGCCGTTCGGCTGGGTGATTAACCAAAGTTTACTCCGCAGCGGGTCATGCGATCCACTGCTCCAGCGCCGCGAGCAGGCCGAGCATCGCTACTTGAGCGAGGTGGTGGAACAGCATTCCACCCGCACTGCGTGGCTGCCGTGGCAACCCGAGGAACCCGTCGGGCCTGACGCCCTGGCTCGGCTGGCGGCGTCGGGTGTCCACCCCGCCTTCCCCTCGATGTGA
- the arsD gene encoding arsenite efflux transporter metallochaperone ArsD, translating to MKTIQVFDPPMCCSTGLCGTVIDPALVSFAALLTELGQKGVKVERYNMGQQPMAFVQNPIVKAMIDQEGTEALPVVLLDGAVYLKGRYLTHEERVTLAHAVLADGAGATS from the coding sequence ATGAAAACCATCCAAGTCTTTGATCCGCCGATGTGCTGCTCGACCGGTCTCTGCGGCACTGTAATTGATCCCGCGCTGGTGAGCTTTGCCGCCCTGCTCACTGAGCTGGGGCAGAAGGGCGTGAAGGTGGAGCGCTACAACATGGGACAGCAGCCGATGGCGTTCGTGCAGAATCCAATCGTCAAGGCCATGATTGACCAAGAGGGCACGGAGGCTCTGCCGGTAGTTTTGCTGGATGGCGCGGTGTACTTGAAAGGCCGCTACCTGACCCATGAAGAGCGCGTGACATTGGCGCATGCGGTCCTCGCTGATGGAGCGGGGGCTACGTCGTGA
- a CDS encoding HEAT repeat domain-containing protein translates to MNMTRPWRLCVFAISLAATVWVPAAEPAAFNPKIEPASDAPEKAMRAMKLPEGFGIELFAAEPMVSSPVGIAVDEKGAVYAAETFRHGTSVRGHFEWLEDDLAARTVEDRVAFTRRLAPDISLYTREHERVRMLVDTDGDGRADRSTVFADGFNDIAAGLGADVMARRGKVYFACVPDLWLLEDKDGDGRADDRKSLHHGYGVHIGYTAHDLHGLEMGPDGKIYFTMADRGMHVVHEGKTFPYPDTGTALRCNPDGSELEVFAIGLRNPQDLAFDEFGNLFTGDNNADGGDKARVVYIVEGGDSGWRIGYQFIPPANRPWNAERLWHLPFSGQAAYLIPPIGHLASGPSGLEYYPGLGFGDEYRGSFFLCDYRYSPSASTLFRFTVQTQGAGFGMGLVENFLKGSVPTDVEFGPDGCLYVSEMDGAPPSVNRGRVYRVFDRARRTDAAVMETKALFAAGFESRSETELEKLLAHSDMRVRLEAQFALAERGAATVLTRVLQDSSHRLARLHAIWGVGQLARKAASAATPLTGVLSDRDPEVRAQAAKVLGEARCLAAFEALAARLKDENPRVRFFAALSLGKLGRIEAIGPLLGMLRENTGNDPYLRHAGVMGLAGMGTPEKLLSAVRGASGAERMGVLLALRRLQHPGVSEFLGDSDPLIVVEAARAIYDMPITPALPALAGLWDSAKGGLARVGDDSSALMRRVISANYRLGEAEHAQALARIATDAELTSGLREEAIDLLTRWAKPSGRDSYLGIWRPLPPRPGRIAREALQGSVGSLLRQTAEIAVAAARFAGEHGVNEASEALFDAVQAAGRPPELKVAALKALEQLGSRRLTEAVMLATEAPHAAVQAEASRLIPKIAPDKAVELLEKSLRSSSIRVQQSALTALTALPVSRADEVLISLFEKMEKGELPPELHLELLTAMEERKTSELKTRLASRARGLSPTDPLAGYRETLAGGDAGRGRKLFFEKAQAQCVRCHVAERTGGEVGPDLSALGKRANREQILESLLDPNRTIVPGYANVELTLKDQESVTGVLKSEGAEALELVDLSGNKVRVPKDHIVGRREGLSSMPTNMAEFLTKAEIRDLVEFLANLGVPKIR, encoded by the coding sequence ATGAATATGACACGTCCCTGGCGCCTCTGTGTTTTTGCGATCAGCCTGGCAGCGACCGTTTGGGTTCCAGCGGCCGAGCCCGCGGCGTTTAATCCAAAGATTGAACCGGCGTCCGATGCCCCCGAAAAAGCGATGCGAGCGATGAAGTTGCCGGAGGGTTTTGGCATTGAGTTGTTCGCCGCAGAACCGATGGTGTCGAGTCCAGTGGGGATTGCAGTGGATGAAAAGGGCGCGGTTTACGCGGCGGAAACCTTCCGGCATGGGACGTCGGTGCGAGGACACTTTGAGTGGCTGGAGGACGATCTGGCGGCGCGGACCGTGGAAGATCGTGTTGCCTTCACGCGCCGTCTCGCCCCGGACATCAGCCTTTACACTCGGGAGCACGAGCGGGTGCGGATGTTGGTAGACACGGATGGGGACGGGCGGGCAGACCGGTCCACGGTGTTTGCGGATGGGTTCAACGACATCGCGGCAGGGTTGGGGGCTGATGTGATGGCGCGACGAGGGAAAGTCTATTTCGCGTGCGTGCCGGACTTGTGGCTGTTGGAGGATAAAGATGGGGATGGGCGGGCTGATGACCGGAAGAGTCTGCACCATGGGTATGGCGTTCATATTGGTTACACGGCCCACGACCTCCACGGATTAGAGATGGGGCCGGACGGAAAGATCTATTTCACGATGGCGGATCGGGGAATGCATGTAGTTCATGAAGGAAAAACGTTTCCTTACCCGGATACTGGCACGGCGCTGCGCTGCAATCCGGACGGATCTGAATTGGAGGTCTTTGCCATCGGATTGCGCAACCCGCAGGATTTGGCCTTTGATGAGTTTGGCAACTTGTTCACCGGCGACAACAACGCCGATGGGGGTGACAAAGCGCGGGTGGTTTACATCGTGGAGGGCGGGGACAGCGGCTGGCGGATTGGGTATCAGTTTATCCCTCCGGCCAACCGGCCATGGAACGCCGAACGGTTATGGCATCTCCCATTCTCGGGGCAGGCGGCGTATTTAATTCCGCCCATTGGGCATTTGGCGTCCGGGCCGTCGGGGCTGGAGTATTATCCTGGATTGGGTTTTGGGGACGAGTATCGGGGATCGTTCTTTCTTTGTGATTATCGCTATAGCCCCTCAGCAAGCACGCTGTTTCGCTTTACGGTGCAGACCCAAGGCGCGGGGTTTGGAATGGGGCTGGTGGAGAATTTCTTGAAGGGATCGGTGCCGACGGACGTGGAGTTCGGACCGGACGGCTGTTTGTACGTGTCGGAGATGGACGGCGCGCCGCCTTCAGTCAATCGAGGTCGCGTGTATCGGGTATTTGATCGGGCGCGGCGAACGGACGCCGCGGTGATGGAGACGAAGGCGCTGTTTGCGGCGGGTTTCGAGTCGCGATCCGAAACGGAATTGGAGAAGTTGTTAGCCCACTCGGACATGCGTGTTCGGTTGGAGGCGCAGTTTGCGCTGGCGGAACGGGGAGCGGCAACTGTGTTGACGCGGGTGCTTCAAGACTCGTCGCATCGACTGGCCCGGCTGCACGCCATCTGGGGCGTTGGACAACTGGCGCGCAAGGCGGCCTCGGCCGCCACGCCGCTCACTGGGGTTTTGAGCGATCGGGATCCGGAGGTGCGGGCGCAGGCAGCCAAGGTGTTGGGTGAAGCCCGCTGTCTTGCGGCATTCGAAGCGCTGGCGGCGCGGTTGAAGGATGAGAATCCTCGAGTGCGATTCTTCGCGGCGCTGAGTTTGGGAAAACTGGGGCGAATCGAAGCCATCGGCCCGCTCCTGGGTATGCTGCGGGAGAACACGGGAAACGATCCATACCTCCGCCACGCAGGCGTGATGGGTCTGGCTGGGATGGGAACGCCGGAGAAACTTTTATCGGCAGTTCGCGGCGCTTCGGGCGCGGAGCGGATGGGCGTGTTGTTGGCACTACGCCGCCTGCAGCACCCTGGTGTCTCGGAGTTCTTGGGCGACTCGGATCCGCTCATCGTGGTGGAGGCTGCACGGGCCATCTACGACATGCCGATTACTCCGGCGCTGCCGGCTTTGGCGGGATTATGGGATAGCGCGAAGGGGGGCTTGGCTCGCGTGGGAGACGATAGCAGCGCGCTGATGCGCCGCGTCATCAGCGCCAACTACCGACTAGGCGAGGCGGAACACGCGCAAGCATTAGCCCGCATCGCCACTGACGCGGAGTTGACGTCCGGTTTACGAGAGGAAGCCATTGATTTGTTGACGCGCTGGGCCAAGCCTTCAGGTCGCGACTCCTACCTGGGGATTTGGCGGCCCTTGCCCCCGCGTCCAGGACGAATTGCCCGGGAAGCGCTTCAAGGGTCGGTGGGGAGCCTGTTGCGTCAAACCGCGGAAATTGCGGTTGCAGCAGCGCGATTTGCCGGCGAGCACGGTGTGAACGAAGCCAGCGAGGCGCTCTTTGACGCGGTGCAGGCCGCGGGACGTCCGCCGGAACTGAAAGTGGCGGCGTTGAAAGCGTTGGAGCAGCTGGGGAGCAGGCGTTTGACCGAGGCGGTGATGCTGGCGACGGAAGCTCCCCATGCGGCGGTGCAGGCCGAGGCCAGCCGACTGATCCCCAAGATAGCCCCCGACAAAGCCGTTGAATTATTGGAAAAGTCGTTAAGGAGTTCCTCCATTCGCGTTCAGCAAAGCGCCCTGACGGCCTTAACCGCATTGCCGGTATCGCGAGCGGATGAGGTCCTGATCTCCCTTTTTGAGAAGATGGAGAAAGGAGAGCTGCCGCCCGAGCTGCATCTGGAACTCTTGACGGCAATGGAAGAACGAAAAACCTCAGAACTAAAGACACGACTGGCATCGCGCGCGCGGGGTCTCTCCCCCACGGATCCACTGGCGGGGTATCGGGAGACGCTGGCCGGAGGGGACGCGGGCCGGGGACGAAAGCTTTTCTTCGAGAAAGCGCAGGCGCAATGCGTGCGCTGCCACGTTGCAGAGAGAACCGGAGGCGAAGTTGGCCCCGACTTGTCGGCACTGGGCAAGCGAGCCAATCGGGAACAGATATTGGAATCACTCCTGGATCCGAACCGCACGATTGTTCCAGGCTATGCCAACGTCGAACTAACCCTTAAGGACCAGGAGAGCGTCACAGGAGTGTTGAAGAGCGAAGGGGCCGAAGCGCTAGAACTGGTGGATTTGAGTGGAAACAAAGTCCGAGTACCCAAGGATCATATTGTCGGGCGCCGGGAGGGTCTCTCCTCGATGCCAACAAATATGGCGGAGTTTTTGACCAAGGCCGAGATACGCGATTTAGTGGAGTTCCTCGCGAATTTAGGAGTTCCAAAGATTCGGTGA